The following are from one region of the Deltaproteobacteria bacterium genome:
- the bzdO gene encoding benzoyl-CoA reductase, bzd-type, subunit O encodes MAKYPTEPLKCWTKAKELRKNFYRNFDQAHEKGGIRWMGSAWALDAVTCGLGRDVYCITGEPYGASCAFNRPLSARFLTAAENYGFSRDLCSYMRNYWGSILTDEYAFGGKFPKADFAFTQHICCSHAKWYQNACELEGGVPLFAIDVGAGPYPPFAAEMYEHRVRYVAEQMLDAIDWMEEITGRKYDDELFLEGCWNDIRSTHTWAKICMLNRAVPAPLDEKSIYSLYVFGTLQKSNGEFADFYEELLEEVEDRVRRGIAAVANEQARVMTDTQPPWGFLGIYRHLETWGAVSIGSLYTFGLEGMWLYDEEEGEFLPRPMPGDKPKTREEACMMLADWHLSKPEYQHFYHPEYKTKMMDAIARHWRVDGIILHYNRGCEGLSTGIAENRLGLLERGHKVMTYEGNMGDEREFDEKAVTNRMDIFLESLGLKRPG; translated from the coding sequence ATGGCGAAGTATCCCACCGAGCCCCTGAAGTGTTGGACAAAAGCCAAGGAGCTGAGGAAGAACTTCTACAGGAACTTTGACCAGGCCCACGAGAAAGGCGGAATCCGGTGGATGGGCAGCGCCTGGGCTCTCGATGCGGTCACTTGCGGCCTGGGAAGGGATGTCTACTGCATCACAGGTGAGCCCTATGGCGCATCCTGTGCTTTCAACAGGCCTCTTTCGGCCCGGTTCCTCACCGCTGCCGAAAACTACGGCTTTTCCAGGGATCTCTGCTCGTACATGAGGAACTACTGGGGCTCGATCCTTACGGATGAGTATGCTTTCGGCGGAAAGTTCCCGAAGGCCGATTTTGCCTTTACCCAGCACATATGTTGCTCTCATGCCAAATGGTATCAGAATGCCTGCGAGCTTGAGGGAGGAGTGCCCCTGTTTGCCATCGATGTGGGCGCCGGCCCGTATCCCCCATTTGCTGCCGAGATGTACGAACACCGTGTAAGATACGTGGCCGAACAGATGTTGGATGCCATCGACTGGATGGAAGAGATCACGGGCAGGAAGTACGATGACGAGCTCTTTCTTGAAGGGTGTTGGAACGACATCCGCTCTACCCACACCTGGGCCAAGATCTGCATGCTCAACAGGGCCGTGCCGGCGCCACTCGACGAGAAGTCGATCTATTCCCTCTATGTCTTCGGTACCCTACAGAAATCCAACGGGGAATTCGCGGACTTCTATGAGGAGCTGCTCGAAGAGGTGGAAGACCGGGTGAGAAGGGGGATTGCCGCCGTGGCGAATGAGCAGGCAAGGGTGATGACCGATACCCAGCCTCCGTGGGGGTTCCTAGGGATCTACCGCCACCTGGAGACCTGGGGAGCCGTTTCGATCGGTTCCCTCTATACCTTCGGCCTTGAGGGGATGTGGCTGTATGATGAGGAAGAGGGCGAGTTTCTGCCGAGGCCGATGCCTGGAGACAAACCCAAGACCCGGGAAGAGGCCTGTATGATGCTGGCCGATTGGCACCTGAGCAAGCCGGAATACCAGCACTTCTACCATCCAGAGTACAAGACCAAGATGATGGATGCCATTGCCAGACACTGGAGAGTCGACGGCATCATTCTCCATTACAACCGGGGGTGCGAGGGGCTCTCCACGGGCATTGCCGAAAATCGGCTGGGTCTCCTAGAGAGGGGACACAAGGTGATGACCTATGAGGGCAACATGGGCGATGAGCGGGAATTCGACGAAAAGGCGGTGACCAACCGTATGGATATCTTCTTGGAGAGTCTGGGGCTCAAGAGACCGGGCTAG
- a CDS encoding 2-hydroxyacyl-CoA dehydratase, whose protein sequence is MIERFREWYENRHEYARSYKERTGRKVVGFFCTYSPEEIFYAFDVLPVRILGSHEVQDVTEPHLFGMFCPFCRDVLAQGLKGRYEYLDGISIGQSCLHLRQAYTSWDIHRNPGWSHYLPMPSHVQSKRAVSFLVGEYRLLIERLEELTGRRIDDDDLRRGIDIMNRVRRVMKEIYELRKDDNPPITGEEAMYMTCAQFFTDAREFLPVAEEVKRELTTRKLDRDPGKRIMLVGSENDDVEYIRMIETLGERESVGCTVVIEEHCTTTRYFWDEVELGDRDPLTAIAERYVLRTPCPSKDWPVRTRLDRILRFAKDWRADGAIVLQQKFCDPHEADIPFVRKHLQDNGIPTYFLEFDVTVPAGPFAIRTEAFLETLEAEADLF, encoded by the coding sequence ATGATCGAGAGATTCCGGGAGTGGTACGAGAATCGTCACGAATACGCGAGGTCCTACAAGGAGAGAACGGGAAGAAAGGTGGTGGGCTTTTTTTGTACTTATTCCCCTGAGGAGATCTTCTATGCCTTTGACGTGCTGCCCGTGAGGATCCTCGGATCTCATGAGGTTCAGGACGTGACCGAGCCTCATCTGTTCGGCATGTTCTGTCCCTTCTGCCGTGATGTGCTCGCCCAGGGTTTGAAGGGGAGGTATGAGTACCTCGATGGTATCAGTATCGGCCAATCCTGTCTCCATCTTCGCCAGGCCTATACGAGCTGGGATATCCACAGAAACCCGGGCTGGAGCCACTATCTGCCCATGCCGAGTCATGTCCAGAGCAAAAGGGCTGTTTCCTTTCTCGTGGGGGAGTATAGGCTCCTGATCGAGAGACTGGAGGAGTTGACCGGGAGGAGAATAGACGATGACGACCTGCGAAGGGGCATAGACATCATGAACAGGGTCCGTAGGGTAATGAAAGAGATCTACGAACTGCGAAAAGACGACAACCCGCCTATCACCGGCGAGGAAGCCATGTATATGACCTGCGCCCAGTTTTTCACAGACGCACGGGAGTTCCTTCCGGTGGCCGAGGAGGTCAAGAGGGAACTGACAACCCGCAAGCTCGACCGTGACCCGGGCAAGAGGATCATGCTCGTGGGTAGTGAGAACGACGATGTGGAATATATCCGGATGATCGAGACACTGGGCGAGCGGGAATCGGTGGGCTGCACCGTGGTGATCGAGGAGCACTGTACGACGACAAGGTATTTCTGGGACGAAGTCGAGTTGGGCGACAGGGATCCACTAACGGCGATTGCCGAGCGGTATGTGTTGCGAACCCCCTGCCCATCCAAGGACTGGCCCGTGAGGACGCGGTTGGACAGGATTCTCCGGTTCGCAAAGGACTGGAGGGCGGACGGTGCAATCGTCCTTCAACAGAAGTTCTGCGATCCCCACGAGGCTGATATCCCCTTTGTTCGGAAGCACTTGCAGGACAACGGCATTCCCACCTACTTCCTGGAATTCGACGTGACTGTCCCTGCCGGTCCTTTCGCGATCCGGACCGAGGCGTTTCTTGAGACCCTGGAGGCCGAGGCGGATCTCTTTTGA
- the fabG gene encoding 3-oxoacyl-ACP reductase FabG codes for MRLKGKKAIVTGAGQGIGRSIALKLAGEGADVAVAERNPETGEGTRRTLVDLGREALVFPIDVADQGEVQGMVDRVLEVWKRIDILVNNAGFDRGATLFKVTREDWEAVLGVHLRGTLNCIQAAAVHMVRSRYGKIVNISSVYGRCGGMAAISYSSAKAGVIGLTKSVARELGRYGINVNAVLPGLILTPTTSKMAEKYRNMIVDNTPLGRIGRPEEVASVVAFLASDEASFMTGATVEVSGGWNM; via the coding sequence ATGAGACTAAAGGGGAAGAAAGCCATCGTGACGGGAGCAGGTCAGGGAATAGGCCGGAGCATTGCCTTGAAGCTCGCCGGCGAAGGGGCTGACGTGGCCGTCGCCGAGAGGAATCCGGAAACCGGAGAGGGAACAAGACGTACGCTGGTCGACCTGGGGAGAGAGGCACTTGTTTTTCCGATAGATGTGGCAGACCAGGGGGAAGTCCAGGGGATGGTCGATCGGGTTCTGGAGGTCTGGAAAAGGATCGATATCCTGGTGAACAACGCCGGTTTTGACCGGGGGGCGACTCTCTTCAAGGTGACAAGGGAGGATTGGGAAGCCGTACTCGGTGTCCACCTGAGAGGGACCCTGAACTGCATCCAGGCTGCCGCAGTCCATATGGTGAGGAGCCGCTACGGAAAGATCGTCAACATCTCTTCCGTCTATGGGAGGTGCGGTGGAATGGCCGCAATCAGTTACAGCTCGGCCAAGGCCGGGGTGATAGGCCTGACCAAGAGCGTGGCAAGGGAGTTGGGCAGATACGGAATCAACGTCAACGCCGTTCTTCCGGGCCTTATTCTCACACCAACCACTTCCAAGATGGCCGAAAAGTATCGAAACATGATCGTGGATAATACGCCGCTTGGTCGGATCGGGCGGCCTGAAGAGGTCGCCAGCGTTGTGGCGTTTCTGGCCTCGGACGAGGCGAGTTTCATGACAGGGGCCACGGTAGAGGTTTCCGGGGGGTGGAACATGTAG
- the oah gene encoding 6-oxocyclohex-1-ene-1-carbonyl-CoA hydratase: MALDWLVRDNEPKDHNLFGDQFFGTEPPCTMYEKKALVDPNGEVVDGLYTAWITLNNPKQFNSYTTGMVKGVIAGFHRASVDRSVVAAIFTAVGDRAFCTGGNTKEYAEYYTRRPKEYADYMDLFSGMVDGILKCRVPVICRCNGMRIAGGQEIGQACDLTVAADTAVFGQAGTRVGSTPDGGSSDFLPWNLSMEQAMWNCISNVPWSAYKMERLGLITKAIPIKKDRKGKWVRDPRVITERYVDNGEIVYGEMKTGKEAEEARELLKSLETDWSLLDGFINNMVWTFANTFPLCLMKTIETIRIKKRFWWDNTKAHAVYWLAANMNMDAWLGFNAFNTQKETGSTVIDFLEFRRQVANIHVYDEDLAERVLPKPKK, translated from the coding sequence ATGGCACTGGATTGGCTGGTGAGGGACAACGAACCAAAGGATCACAACCTTTTTGGAGATCAGTTTTTCGGAACCGAGCCACCCTGTACCATGTACGAGAAAAAAGCCCTTGTCGATCCAAATGGAGAAGTGGTGGACGGTCTCTACACGGCCTGGATCACCCTGAACAATCCAAAGCAGTTCAACTCCTACACCACGGGAATGGTCAAGGGGGTGATCGCGGGTTTTCACAGGGCCTCTGTGGATAGATCGGTGGTGGCAGCGATCTTTACCGCAGTGGGTGACAGGGCCTTCTGTACCGGCGGCAACACGAAGGAGTATGCGGAGTACTACACCAGGAGGCCTAAGGAGTATGCAGACTACATGGATCTCTTCTCGGGTATGGTGGACGGCATACTGAAGTGTCGCGTTCCGGTGATCTGTCGCTGCAATGGCATGAGGATCGCCGGCGGTCAGGAGATCGGACAGGCCTGTGATCTCACCGTGGCAGCCGACACCGCTGTCTTCGGGCAGGCCGGCACGCGGGTCGGTTCCACACCGGACGGCGGATCTTCTGACTTTCTGCCCTGGAATCTGAGCATGGAGCAGGCCATGTGGAACTGTATCTCCAACGTGCCCTGGAGCGCCTATAAGATGGAGAGGCTGGGATTGATCACCAAGGCTATCCCCATCAAGAAGGATCGGAAAGGCAAGTGGGTGAGGGACCCCAGGGTGATCACGGAAAGATATGTGGACAATGGCGAGATTGTCTACGGTGAGATGAAGACCGGCAAGGAAGCCGAAGAGGCGCGGGAGTTGCTGAAGTCTCTGGAGACCGACTGGAGCCTCTTGGATGGGTTTATCAACAACATGGTCTGGACCTTTGCGAATACTTTCCCTCTCTGTCTCATGAAGACCATCGAGACGATTCGGATCAAGAAGAGGTTTTGGTGGGACAATACCAAGGCCCATGCTGTCTACTGGCTCGCCGCGAACATGAACATGGATGCCTGGCTCGGATTCAACGCCTTCAACACCCAGAAGGAGACAGGTTCAACCGTGATCGATTTCCTTGAATTCCGGCGGCAGGTCGCCAATATCCATGTCTACGACGAAGACCTGGCCGAACGGGTGTTGCCGAAGCCGAAAAAGTAG
- the had gene encoding 6-hydroxycyclohex-1-ene-1-carbonyl-CoA dehydrogenase: protein MSTIPEKIDTWQMVQPAVRDKETGSVTPGKLERTSIPVPPLSPEEVLVEVAGCGVCHTDLGYFYDGVPTVQKPPLTLGHEISGRVIAGDENWIGKEVIIPAVMPCRRCILCKTGRGNRCLAQKMPGNSLGIYGGFSSHIPVPSVDLCEVRNRGDIPLEHLAVVADAGTTPFQAARRADLQPGDRVVVIGVTGGVGVYMAQTAKALGAKAVIGIARNPEKLERALNYGADFVINSQGKGPRDVRKEFREICKENGLEGGFGWKIFEVSGTKGGQEIALELLSFTGKLVVIGFGMAKVEYSISRLMAFDAEIIGTWGCLPEYYPIVLDMVVSRRIDVEPFVEVRPMSQIQSVFEEVHEAGSPARRIVLKPDF, encoded by the coding sequence ATGTCGACGATACCTGAGAAGATCGATACGTGGCAGATGGTTCAGCCTGCGGTGAGAGATAAGGAGACGGGCTCGGTAACGCCGGGCAAGCTTGAACGAACCTCGATCCCGGTTCCCCCTCTGTCTCCAGAGGAGGTTCTGGTGGAAGTGGCCGGATGCGGTGTTTGCCATACCGATCTTGGTTATTTCTACGATGGGGTGCCTACCGTGCAGAAACCGCCATTGACCCTGGGCCACGAAATCAGTGGGAGGGTGATCGCTGGAGACGAGAATTGGATCGGCAAGGAAGTGATCATTCCCGCGGTGATGCCCTGCCGCAGGTGTATTCTCTGCAAGACCGGTAGGGGAAATCGGTGCTTGGCTCAGAAGATGCCCGGGAACAGCCTTGGAATCTATGGCGGATTTTCGAGCCATATTCCTGTCCCATCCGTCGATCTGTGCGAGGTGAGGAACCGGGGGGATATACCTCTGGAACACCTGGCGGTGGTGGCCGATGCAGGGACCACACCCTTCCAGGCTGCAAGGAGGGCGGACCTTCAGCCTGGCGATAGAGTCGTTGTAATCGGCGTGACCGGGGGGGTGGGTGTCTACATGGCTCAGACTGCAAAGGCCCTGGGAGCAAAGGCCGTCATCGGCATTGCGAGAAACCCTGAGAAGCTCGAGAGAGCTTTGAACTACGGGGCTGACTTTGTCATCAATTCACAGGGCAAGGGCCCCAGGGATGTGAGGAAGGAATTTCGGGAGATCTGCAAAGAGAACGGGTTGGAAGGGGGATTCGGATGGAAGATTTTTGAGGTGAGTGGGACGAAGGGGGGGCAGGAGATCGCTTTGGAGTTGCTCTCCTTTACGGGTAAGCTGGTTGTGATCGGATTCGGTATGGCCAAAGTCGAGTACAGCATCTCTCGACTCATGGCCTTTGATGCGGAAATCATCGGAACCTGGGGATGCCTGCCCGAGTACTATCCCATCGTGCTTGATATGGTTGTCTCCAGGAGGATCGATGTCGAGCCCTTTGTCGAGGTGAGGCCGATGAGCCAGATCCAGTCGGTCTTTGAGGAGGTCCATGAGGCGGGTTCCCCGGCAAGGCGGATCGTCCTCAAGCCTGATTTCTGA
- a CDS encoding 3-oxoacyl-ACP reductase FabG, translating into MRLEGRSAVVTGSGRGVGRAVSLAFAREGADVVVNYATRAEPAREVVAEIERLGQRAVAVQGDVACKGDCERIVGTAVERFGKIDILVNNAGITRPAMLSKMTEEQWDEVVDVHLKGSFLCTQAAVPHFMEQRGGRIINVTSVAGLVGTTGQINYASAKGGLVAFTKSCARELARFGVNANLISLGIVFTEMTRKLQEDPKLRDIYLRRILLNRYADPEDVAPAFVFLASEDARYITGQILCVDGGYGLT; encoded by the coding sequence ATGAGACTCGAGGGAAGGTCTGCAGTTGTGACTGGGAGCGGGCGTGGGGTGGGAAGAGCGGTGAGCCTTGCCTTTGCACGGGAAGGGGCCGACGTGGTCGTTAACTATGCCACTCGTGCCGAGCCGGCCCGAGAGGTCGTGGCCGAGATCGAAAGACTGGGGCAGCGGGCGGTGGCCGTCCAGGGGGATGTGGCCTGCAAGGGGGACTGCGAGAGGATCGTCGGAACGGCTGTGGAGCGTTTCGGAAAGATCGATATTCTGGTGAACAATGCAGGGATCACCAGGCCGGCAATGCTCTCCAAGATGACCGAGGAGCAATGGGACGAGGTTGTGGATGTCCATCTGAAGGGGTCATTTCTATGTACCCAGGCTGCGGTGCCGCATTTCATGGAGCAGCGGGGGGGGCGGATCATCAACGTGACTTCGGTAGCCGGCCTTGTGGGTACCACCGGGCAGATCAACTACGCATCTGCAAAGGGGGGTCTTGTAGCTTTCACAAAATCCTGCGCGAGGGAGTTGGCGAGATTCGGGGTGAATGCCAATCTCATTTCCCTTGGGATCGTCTTTACCGAGATGACCCGGAAGCTCCAGGAGGATCCCAAGCTGAGGGATATCTATTTGAGGAGGATCCTTCTGAACCGCTATGCTGATCCCGAGGATGTGGCACCGGCCTTTGTTTTTCTTGCATCTGAGGATGCCCGGTATATTACCGGTCAGATTCTGTGTGTGGACGGTGGGTACGGACTGACCTGA
- a CDS encoding acetyl-CoA carboxylase biotin carboxyl carrier protein subunit, which yields MATNVTVPMVGKIVAVAVKVGDKVAENDPIATLEAMKMEMPVVAPVGGVIKEILVSPGQEVEADGLIAVIE from the coding sequence ATGGCGACTAATGTGACGGTTCCGATGGTAGGTAAGATCGTGGCAGTGGCGGTGAAAGTCGGTGACAAGGTTGCGGAGAACGACCCCATAGCCACCCTGGAAGCGATGAAGATGGAGATGCCGGTGGTGGCACCCGTGGGAGGTGTGATCAAGGAGATACTCGTCTCTCCCGGACAGGAGGTTGAAGCTGACGGTTTGATAGCGGTGATCGAATAG
- a CDS encoding acyl-CoA dehydrogenase family protein, with protein sequence MDFGLTPEQEEMRRMARNFAEKRIAPTMEEDEKEHRFRRELVKEMADQGFFACIAPEKYGGLEEGHLAASIMTEEIAAVSPSWGLPFNLQMNAIQSVLLAFGSEEQRQRFIPPLISADTLGCFAITEANSGSDVAGMRTQAVESGDGWVLNGSKMWISGVPVADVGIVFAYTDREKRHRGISAFMVDMHTTGVEQRAIETKLGLFCAPTGEIIFQDAKLPKDSLVGERGAGFKICMSMLDNTRLSSAARAVGVARACFEHSVRYAKEREQFGVPIGQHQMVQEQLAEMYVEHEAARLLVYRAAWIKDQGQRNTLQVSMAKYYAAEVAVRAANEAVKIYGSYGFSSEYPVERFYRDAKSYQIVEGTSNIQKMIIGQYALGMRK encoded by the coding sequence ATGGATTTCGGGTTGACTCCAGAACAGGAAGAGATGCGGAGGATGGCGCGTAATTTTGCGGAGAAGCGGATCGCGCCGACCATGGAGGAAGACGAAAAGGAGCACCGATTTCGGAGGGAGTTGGTAAAGGAGATGGCCGATCAGGGTTTCTTTGCCTGCATCGCGCCGGAGAAGTACGGGGGACTGGAGGAAGGCCATCTGGCAGCCTCTATTATGACCGAGGAGATAGCGGCGGTCAGCCCTTCCTGGGGCCTCCCCTTCAATCTCCAGATGAATGCGATTCAGTCTGTGCTGCTGGCTTTCGGTTCGGAGGAGCAGCGCCAGAGGTTTATTCCCCCTTTGATTTCAGCCGACACCCTGGGCTGTTTCGCAATTACAGAGGCGAACTCCGGGAGTGACGTGGCCGGCATGAGGACACAGGCGGTGGAGAGCGGGGATGGCTGGGTTCTCAACGGATCGAAGATGTGGATCAGCGGAGTCCCGGTCGCCGATGTGGGGATTGTATTCGCCTATACGGACCGGGAGAAGAGGCATAGGGGGATCTCGGCCTTTATGGTTGACATGCACACCACCGGCGTAGAGCAGCGGGCCATAGAGACAAAGCTGGGGTTGTTCTGCGCGCCCACGGGTGAGATCATCTTTCAGGATGCAAAACTTCCAAAGGATTCTCTGGTCGGAGAGAGAGGGGCCGGGTTCAAGATCTGCATGAGCATGCTGGACAATACGAGACTGAGTTCGGCTGCCCGGGCCGTGGGAGTAGCCCGGGCGTGTTTTGAGCATTCCGTGAGATACGCCAAGGAGAGGGAACAGTTCGGTGTACCCATCGGCCAGCACCAGATGGTTCAGGAGCAGTTGGCCGAGATGTATGTGGAACACGAGGCGGCCCGGTTGCTTGTCTATCGGGCCGCCTGGATCAAGGATCAGGGGCAACGCAATACCCTCCAGGTATCGATGGCGAAATACTACGCTGCTGAGGTGGCGGTTCGGGCGGCCAACGAGGCTGTAAAGATATACGGGAGCTACGGGTTCAGTTCCGAGTACCCTGTGGAACGGTTCTATCGAGACGCCAAGTCGTACCAGATCGTGGAAGGGACGAGTAACATCCAGAAGATGATAATCGGGCAGTATGCTTTGGGGATGAGGAAGTAA
- the ruvX gene encoding Holliday junction resolvase RuvX, protein MRVMGLDLGSKTIGVAVSDELGLIAHGEKTIRRQSTEKDLEAIADLVRRLGIVRVVVGLPVNMTGTLGVEAKKVLQFVAAMRDALSVSITTWDERLSTVQAARVLLEAGLSRKKRKKVIDKAAATVILQAYLDAERIRESS, encoded by the coding sequence ATGAGGGTCATGGGCCTCGATCTGGGAAGCAAAACCATCGGCGTGGCCGTTAGTGACGAGCTCGGATTGATAGCCCACGGAGAGAAGACCATTCGGCGTCAGAGCACCGAAAAGGATCTCGAGGCGATTGCCGACCTTGTCCGCAGGCTCGGCATCGTCCGGGTCGTGGTGGGACTGCCCGTCAACATGACCGGTACGCTCGGGGTGGAAGCCAAGAAGGTACTCCAATTCGTTGCCGCCATGAGAGATGCCCTCTCCGTCTCCATCACCACTTGGGACGAGAGGCTCTCCACGGTCCAGGCCGCAAGGGTCCTTCTCGAGGCGGGCCTTTCCAGGAAGAAGAGAAAGAAGGTCATCGACAAGGCGGCAGCTACGGTGATTCTCCAGGCCTATCTTGACGCCGAGCGAATTCGAGAATCCTCATGA